aaccgaatttttaacgaaaagcataggcagctgtacacgctttgcttacctaaaaatgaactgaaatattttgttcctttttacacttgatattgttctgtgatatgtaagctttctaatgagccatcatttgtctagttctgactggaattgaaggtccaaagaggaaaaaccgaattttcaacgaaaagcataggcagctgtacacgctttgcttttatcaaaatgacctgaaatattttgttgctttttactcttgatatttttctatgatatgtaagctttataatgagccatcatttgtctagttctgactggaattgaaggtccaaagagcaaaaccgaatttttaacgaaaagcataggcagctatacacgctttgcttacctaaaaatgacctgaaatattttgttcctttttacacttgatatttttctatgatatgtaatctttctaatgagccatcatttgtctagttctgattggaatttaAGGTCCAAAAAGGCAAAACCGGATtatcaacgaaaagcataggcagcacacgctttgctttcgtaaaaatgacctgaaatattttgttttttttacactttatatttttctattatatgtaagatttctaatggccatcatttgtctaaatctgactagaattgaaggtccaaagagcaaaaatcGAATTTTCGACGAAAAGCTTaggctgtacacgctttgctttcgtaaaaatgacctgaaatattttattcctttttacacttgatattgttctatgatatgtaatctttctaatgagccataatttgtctagttctgattggaattgaaggtccaaagagcaaaaccgaatttttaacgaaaagcataggctgttgtacacgctttgcttttgtcaaaatgaactgaaatattttattcccttttaaacttgatattgttctatgatatgtaagctttctaatgagccatcatttgtctagttctgactgtaattgaaggtcaaaagagcaaaaccgaatttttaacgaaaggcATAggtagctgtacacgctttgctttcgtcaaaatgaactgaaatattttgttctttttaaacttgatattgttctatgatatgtaagctttctaatgagccatcatttgtctagttctgactggaattgaaggtccaaagagcaaaaaccggATTTtgaacgaaaagcataggcagctgtacacgctttgctttcgtataaatgacctgaaatattttgttcctttttacacttgatattgttctatgatatataatctttataatgatccatcatttgtctaggtgtaccttgtgagtggtggttgttacaacatcacaATATTCAAATGGGTCGTCAAGTACAGATGCAGcaacgagaccacttatgtgaCCCATATCCATCATGACAAAagccccaacagaatctgcaatcttcaagaaacataaaaggaaagggaattaggtgtgcgtaatgggttaacttgtttgattctctgatcactaagaatTACAAATGTTGACAATCAAAAAATATGTGTATACCTTTCTCACTCGAGGATAATCGAAATCACGAGGATAAGCACTAGCACCAACAATGATGAGTTTTGGTCGAAAGAGGGTGGCAGTTTTCTCAAGCATATAATAATCAATAAGGCCTGCAAGTGAATTTGGTAATGAATGCAAATTataaatgaacaacaatagaCCACATAGTCATTACACAGTATAAGAATGCAGAGCAGCACCTGTTGATTCATCAAGACGGTAGGGCATCGATTCAAAATAAATCGAAGTCCCAGATACCCGTCTTTTAGGAGTCAGAAATCCATGTGACAAGTGACCTCCATGAGGAAGATCCAGACCCTGTGCCAGTTACATGAACAAATTAATACAGCCCCATATTTTGAAAGGAGAGTTGATTACATCCCTTAGGGGTTCAAAACTGATTTCAAAAAATTGGAGAGAAAGAGGCCTCAACTTACCATAATACGGTCATGTGGGTTGAGAAGTGCAGTGTAAACTTCAAAGTTAGCAGGAGAACCAGACAGAGGTTGGACATTAACTCCCCATTTATTTGGGTCTAAGTGAAATGCAGCCAAAGCCCTTTGTTGACAAAGTGTCTCTAGCTCATCAATGTACTCATTACCACCATAGTACCTACATTGCAgaatgaaatgatcaaatgcatttcaatacaaatacagggaaaaaatacaacATTAAGCACCATCTTTACCTTTTACCAGGAAGCCCTTCTGAATAATTGTTTGTGAGACAAGAACCCACAGCTTCCATCACTGCGCGAGATGTAAAATTCTCTGAAGCAATGAGCTCCAAGCTGTTAAACTGATGATTCTTATCACTATCAATTATTGAACCTACTTCAGGGTCCGCCTCACTCAAATTACGGTCTATAAAACCTCTTCCATTACctaatataacaaaatacaaaaaGACATCAGGCATGAAACTCGTTAGGTATTTCTTCCAGTCAACGAATGCAGGTAAAACACATAATTGATAATTCTTATTCATTCACTTTGGTATCTAGCGAAAAACCCAGGCTATCGTTAGGCTTTTGAAGCCTACCCAAATCAGATTAGTACTAGGTTTGATAATAGATAACCAATCTAATACATAGACCAAAACAAACAGCTCAAAGAAGGGTAAAATGAAAGAACAATAAACAACCGAAAAGCTTACGAATTCCAACTAGAACATTTAAGAACACTAACCGATTCCTTATTGGTTTGATACTAGATCATACCATTTACAAAAGCTCAAGCATTCCGATTACATACAGGAAAGGGGCATCTCAAAAATGCTTGCAAGTGCTATTAAACTCATTCTAAAATTCAATAACAACAATGCTACAACAGAAACAAAAAAtcattcaaaattcttctttttagaTTACCTCCCATCTCAGGAATAGGAACTGATACAGAAGATGGTGGTCTTCCTGTAACCAAGCTCCCTTCGATTGAAGAAGACGCCGCTTTACAAGTCTTCacggaactaaacctaacttgagaaggtaatctatccgcagtagtagtacccaacttggg
This is a stretch of genomic DNA from Papaver somniferum cultivar HN1 chromosome 1, ASM357369v1, whole genome shotgun sequence. It encodes these proteins:
- the LOC113327789 gene encoding serine hydroxymethyltransferase 3, chloroplastic-like, with protein sequence MQAYSGDAIMGAAVQQPNLFTKGSSTFFPKLGTTTADRLPSQVRFSSVKTCKAASSSIEGSLVTGRPPSSVSVPIPEMGGNGRGFIDRNLSEADPEVGSIIDSDKNHQFNSLELIASENFTSRAVMEAVGSCLTNNYSEGLPGKRYYGGNEYIDELETLCQQRALAAFHLDPNKWGVNVQPLSGSPANFEVYTALLNPHDRIMGLDLPHGGHLSHGFLTPKRRVSGTSIYFESMPYRLDESTGLIDYYMLEKTATLFRPKLIIVGASAYPRDFDYPRVRKIADSVGAFVMMDMGHISGLVAASVLDDPFEYCDVVTTTT